Proteins encoded within one genomic window of Methanothrix harundinacea 6Ac:
- the ileS gene encoding isoleucine--tRNA ligase, translating into MISEVAGQYDAKEVEGRVRKFWEDRGIYALARTTRAGGRKFFFVDGPPYTTGRIHLGTAWNKIIKDSILRYKSMNGFEIKDRAGWDMHGLPIEVKVEEHLGFKSKKEIEIYGVDRFIDKCKEFALSQKDQMTEQFRTLGAWLDWEDPYMTLKDEYLEAAWWTLKRANERGLLERGFRVVNWCPRCETAIADAEVEYWEETDPSIYVKFPVVGEEKTFMMIWTTTPWTIPANVGVAVHPDFEYSRVRAWKDDPDGAEVLIIASPLVEGVLREGRYKGYEILDRLGGAELEGLEYEHPLADLIPAQGDIVHKIHLADFVTAENTGSVHIAPGHGLEDFELGVAEGMPIFCPVGEDGRYTAEAGEKYAGKYVRAANEEVNEDLAGRGLLLAEGEISHRYGHCWRCKTPIIFIATPQWFLKISDLREDMLQEIAKVKWYPDWAGSARFRDWISGARDWCISRQRYWGIPLPIWICETCGEMEVIGSMEELHQRSGSVVSELHRPAVDLVTIKCTCGGEMRRVPDVFDVWFDSAVASWATLNYPRDRRQLEEWWPADFITEGHDQTRGWFYSQLGASMVSFGVAPYRSVLMHGFTLDDKGKKMSKSIGNVVQPEEVVGKFGADTLRLYVLSSNAPWEDIHFSWEEVANTNRMLNILWNAYRFPLPYMVLDGFDPMRATLESRLDDLRPEDRWILSRANSMAAEVEAGMETYQLHRATRALADFVLEDLSRWYIQLVRPRTWIETDDPDKLAAYATIMEVMATLAKLLAPFAPFTAETIYQNLVRGTDPGAPESVHLHDWHRPRHDLIDEGLEREMGLVREVVEAVSNARQKGGRKLRWPVSEVVISPQREIPDLKDLLGVLKSQTNSKEVTVMAVGGKPPMEVALNPVPKKIGPAFKGDAQKVIAALKEADPAMVKAGIEAGEGRVGPYVILPEMVEFMEKVPENLVAAEFSSGTVYVDVTLTPELKAEGYGREVIRRIQEMRKELDLRVDEKIVAAVRVEDEEVLRLVEAMRDHIAGEVRARRLELGSALEVRGSLVKEWSVEDVAMTMGVTRSS; encoded by the coding sequence ATGATCTCTGAGGTGGCAGGACAATACGACGCAAAAGAGGTAGAGGGAAGGGTCCGGAAGTTCTGGGAAGATCGCGGCATCTACGCCCTGGCCAGAACCACGAGGGCCGGCGGCAGAAAGTTCTTCTTCGTCGACGGGCCGCCCTACACCACCGGGAGGATCCACCTCGGGACCGCCTGGAACAAGATCATCAAGGACTCCATCCTCCGCTACAAGTCGATGAACGGCTTCGAGATCAAGGACCGGGCGGGCTGGGACATGCACGGCCTCCCCATCGAGGTGAAGGTGGAGGAGCACCTCGGCTTCAAGAGCAAGAAGGAGATCGAGATCTACGGCGTCGACCGTTTCATCGACAAGTGCAAGGAGTTCGCCCTCAGCCAGAAGGACCAGATGACAGAGCAGTTCAGGACCCTGGGGGCCTGGCTCGACTGGGAGGACCCCTACATGACCCTCAAGGACGAGTACCTGGAGGCAGCGTGGTGGACCCTCAAGAGGGCGAACGAACGGGGGCTTCTGGAGCGGGGGTTCCGGGTAGTCAACTGGTGCCCCCGCTGCGAGACCGCCATCGCCGACGCCGAGGTGGAGTACTGGGAGGAGACCGACCCCTCCATCTACGTCAAGTTTCCTGTCGTCGGGGAAGAGAAGACCTTCATGATGATCTGGACGACGACGCCGTGGACGATACCCGCCAACGTCGGCGTCGCCGTCCACCCCGACTTCGAGTACTCCCGGGTCCGGGCCTGGAAGGACGACCCCGACGGGGCCGAGGTCCTGATCATAGCTTCGCCCCTCGTCGAGGGCGTCCTCCGGGAGGGGCGGTATAAGGGGTACGAGATCCTGGACCGGTTAGGAGGGGCGGAGCTTGAGGGGCTCGAATACGAGCACCCCCTCGCCGACCTGATCCCCGCCCAGGGGGATATCGTCCACAAGATACACCTCGCCGACTTCGTCACCGCCGAGAACACCGGGTCGGTTCACATAGCTCCCGGCCACGGCCTCGAGGACTTCGAGCTGGGGGTCGCCGAGGGTATGCCCATCTTCTGCCCTGTGGGGGAGGACGGCCGCTACACCGCCGAGGCCGGGGAGAAGTACGCCGGAAAGTACGTCCGGGCCGCAAACGAGGAGGTGAACGAGGACCTCGCCGGCCGGGGCCTCCTCCTCGCCGAAGGGGAGATCTCCCACAGGTACGGCCACTGCTGGAGGTGCAAGACCCCCATCATCTTCATCGCCACCCCTCAGTGGTTCCTGAAGATCTCGGACCTCCGGGAGGATATGCTCCAGGAGATAGCGAAAGTGAAGTGGTACCCCGACTGGGCGGGCTCCGCCCGGTTCAGGGACTGGATCAGTGGCGCCCGGGACTGGTGCATCTCAAGGCAGAGGTACTGGGGGATACCCCTTCCCATCTGGATCTGCGAGACCTGCGGCGAGATGGAGGTGATCGGCTCGATGGAGGAGCTCCACCAGAGGAGCGGCTCCGTGGTCAGCGAGCTCCACCGCCCCGCCGTCGATCTGGTGACGATAAAATGCACCTGCGGCGGCGAGATGAGGAGGGTCCCCGACGTCTTCGACGTCTGGTTTGACAGCGCCGTCGCCTCCTGGGCGACCCTCAACTACCCCCGGGACAGAAGGCAGCTGGAAGAGTGGTGGCCCGCGGACTTCATCACCGAGGGGCACGACCAGACTCGGGGCTGGTTCTACTCCCAGCTGGGGGCGAGCATGGTCTCCTTCGGGGTCGCCCCCTACAGGTCCGTTCTTATGCACGGCTTCACCCTCGACGACAAGGGCAAAAAGATGAGCAAGAGCATCGGGAACGTAGTCCAGCCCGAAGAGGTCGTCGGCAAGTTCGGGGCCGACACCCTCCGGCTCTACGTCCTCTCCTCCAACGCCCCCTGGGAGGACATCCACTTCAGCTGGGAGGAGGTGGCGAACACCAACAGGATGCTGAACATCCTCTGGAACGCCTATCGTTTTCCCCTGCCTTACATGGTCCTCGACGGCTTCGATCCCATGAGGGCGACCCTGGAGAGCCGCCTCGACGACCTGAGGCCTGAGGACCGGTGGATCCTATCGAGGGCGAACTCCATGGCGGCGGAGGTAGAGGCGGGGATGGAGACCTACCAGCTCCACCGGGCGACCCGGGCCCTGGCGGATTTCGTCCTGGAGGACCTCTCCCGGTGGTACATCCAGCTCGTCCGCCCCCGGACCTGGATCGAGACCGACGACCCCGACAAGCTCGCCGCCTACGCCACCATCATGGAGGTGATGGCGACCCTGGCGAAGCTCCTCGCCCCCTTCGCCCCCTTCACAGCCGAGACGATATACCAGAACCTGGTGAGGGGGACCGACCCTGGGGCACCGGAGTCGGTCCACCTCCACGACTGGCACCGCCCCCGCCACGACCTCATCGACGAGGGGCTGGAGAGGGAGATGGGGCTGGTCCGGGAGGTCGTCGAGGCGGTCTCCAACGCCCGGCAGAAGGGAGGCCGGAAGCTGAGGTGGCCGGTCTCGGAGGTCGTCATCTCCCCCCAGCGGGAGATCCCGGACCTGAAGGACCTCCTGGGGGTCCTCAAGAGCCAGACCAACTCCAAGGAGGTGACGGTGATGGCCGTCGGCGGAAAGCCCCCCATGGAGGTTGCCCTAAACCCTGTCCCCAAGAAGATCGGCCCCGCCTTCAAGGGCGACGCCCAGAAGGTGATCGCCGCCCTCAAGGAGGCGGATCCGGCGATGGTGAAGGCGGGGATCGAGGCCGGGGAGGGCAGGGTCGGTCCCTACGTCATCCTCCCCGAGATGGTGGAGTTCATGGAGAAGGTCCCCGAGAACCTGGTGGCGGCGGAGTTCTCCAGCGGGACCGTCTACGTCGACGTCACCCTCACCCCGGAGCTGAAGGCCGAGGGTTACGGGAGGGAGGTGATCAGGAGGATCCAGGAGATGAGAAAGGAGCTGGACCTCCGGGTCGATGAGAAGATCGTGGCCGCCGTCAGGGTGGAGGACGAGGAGGTCCTCCGGCTCGTCGAGGCGATGAGAGACCACATCGCAGGCGAGGTGAGGGCTCGACGGCTGGAGCTCGGCTCGGCCCTGGAGGTCCGGGGCTCTCTTGTCAAGGAATGGTCGGTAGAGGACGTGGCGATGACCATGGGGGTCACCCGCAGCAGTTAA
- a CDS encoding bifunctional nuclease family protein, giving the protein MEEPSPLLKVRVKGVYALHAGADLVAPVVLLEDEASRIVPVFVGLSEAISIYSALSGAVSPRPTTHDLFISTLESLGARIAGVVIDDLEGGVYYARLSVSIDSGVREVDARPSDGMALALRAKAPIAIQERVAVQSAMERKDLEKLKGIENYL; this is encoded by the coding sequence ATGGAAGAGCCGTCGCCTCTCCTGAAGGTGAGGGTGAAGGGGGTCTACGCCCTCCATGCCGGCGCCGACCTGGTCGCCCCCGTCGTCCTCCTGGAGGACGAGGCCTCGAGAATCGTTCCCGTCTTCGTCGGCCTATCGGAGGCGATCTCCATATATTCGGCATTATCCGGGGCGGTCTCTCCTCGGCCCACCACCCACGACCTCTTCATCTCCACCCTGGAGAGCCTCGGGGCGAGGATCGCCGGGGTGGTCATCGACGACCTGGAGGGCGGAGTATACTACGCCCGCCTATCCGTCTCCATCGACTCCGGCGTCCGGGAGGTGGACGCCAGGCCCAGCGACGGGATGGCCCTCGCCCTCCGGGCCAAAGCCCCCATCGCCATCCAGGAGAGGGTGGCGGTCCAATCCGCCATGGAGAGGAAGGACCTGGAGAAGTTGAAGGGGATCGAGAACTATCTGTAA